In Edaphobacter paludis, a single window of DNA contains:
- a CDS encoding methyltransferase domain-containing protein: MLNALQYRILRSLYPRSPDLLVEAGDRSKLDLLGSNFLSKIPGKSVIDFGCGIGTEAIEMAQRGAVRVIGIDIREECLQIAREAAARAGVQDRCTFTTSTSETSDIIVSIDAFEHFKDPAEILRIMNTLLKPDGEILLSFGPTWYHPLGGHLFSVCPWAHLMFSEDALIRWRSTFKTDGATRFSEVAGGLNQITIKKFEKLVAESDFWLLNMERVPIGRLKRVHNRLTSEFTTALVRGELVKRESSLASSGIYSKALP, from the coding sequence ATGCTGAATGCGTTGCAGTATCGAATCCTGAGGAGCCTCTATCCGCGAAGTCCAGACCTGCTTGTCGAAGCCGGAGATAGATCAAAACTCGATCTCCTGGGAAGCAATTTTTTGAGCAAGATTCCAGGTAAGTCCGTCATCGACTTCGGATGCGGAATCGGCACCGAGGCAATCGAGATGGCACAACGGGGCGCCGTCAGGGTCATAGGAATCGATATTCGGGAAGAATGTCTTCAGATCGCCAGGGAGGCAGCAGCCAGAGCAGGTGTTCAGGATCGTTGCACCTTTACGACTTCGACCTCGGAAACGAGTGACATTATCGTGTCCATCGATGCCTTTGAGCACTTCAAGGACCCTGCTGAAATATTGCGAATCATGAATACTCTGCTCAAGCCGGACGGAGAGATTCTCTTAAGCTTCGGTCCGACCTGGTACCACCCACTTGGCGGTCATCTATTTTCAGTTTGTCCATGGGCACATCTTATGTTCAGCGAAGACGCTCTCATACGATGGAGATCGACGTTCAAGACGGACGGAGCGACCCGGTTCAGCGAGGTTGCCGGTGGGTTGAACCAAATAACGATAAAGAAGTTCGAGAAGCTTGTTGCCGAGAGCGACTTCTGGCTTCTCAATATGGAACGCGTCCCTATCGGCAGACTGAAGCGGGTTCATAACCGCCTTACGTCGGAGTTCACGACGGCGCTCGTGCGCGGAGAACTAGTCAAACGTGAAAGTTCACTGGCGTCTTCGGGTATCTATTCGAAGGCGCTACCGTAA
- the ppk1 gene encoding polyphosphate kinase 1 — translation MTVKKRVATAKQRSTRVTKAAPAKAVENLFFSRDESWLRFNQRVLEEAEDATNPLLERVKFLAITASNLDEFVEIRVAGILQRIEDGYDLAQPLDEGGLRPQERLERLRERLKNFVEAQYQCWNERLLPAMQEERIHVLRWEQLSDEARSYALEFYEKEVDPLLTPVTIDPSHPFPRVLNKALCLALLLRNKRKGNGEARPATLGVVTVPRSLPRLVSLPGTEGNCDFILLHELIGSQAERMFRGYEVLSRSAFRVTRNSNLYLQEEESRSVLESVRAELHNRRKGDAVRLEIDGFAAEEIVERLRITFELDPWQVFRTEGPVNLSRLMNLYSETKRPELKYPPFTGQEFRLGQKAVDLFEELRGRDIMLHHPFDSYKTVEHFIEAAAEDSGVISMKQTLYRTSKDSPIFRALIEAAQNKDVTVVVELMARFDEDSNIRWARELEDAGVGVFHGIFGRKTHCKLALLVRRDPDGVVRRYAHLGTGNYNPVTARFYTDISLLTSRPEMTEAVQKVFNYLTAETEAITYAPLMVAPLTLADSLITLISREAIHAKAGRPAAIVAKMNALLDRATVEALYAASKAGVEIDLIVRGMCSLRPGVKGLSERIRVRSIVGRFLEHSRIFSFANGGKEEIYCGSADWMPRNLFERCEVLFPVIQLDLVRRLREEILAAYLRDNTKARLLQPDGEYIRAPRTGVAFNAQDYLMRIAEGTAEGMSSPPPGHSNQ, via the coding sequence ATGACTGTTAAAAAGCGAGTAGCTACTGCCAAACAACGGAGTACAAGAGTTACAAAAGCCGCTCCCGCAAAGGCTGTTGAGAATCTTTTCTTCAGCCGCGATGAGTCGTGGCTGCGGTTCAACCAGCGAGTACTGGAAGAGGCGGAGGACGCTACGAATCCGCTGCTGGAGCGGGTGAAGTTTCTCGCCATTACGGCCAGCAACCTGGATGAGTTTGTGGAGATACGCGTGGCTGGTATCTTGCAGCGGATTGAGGATGGATATGACCTGGCCCAGCCGCTCGACGAAGGCGGACTGCGGCCACAGGAACGCCTTGAACGACTGCGCGAAAGACTGAAGAATTTCGTCGAGGCGCAATACCAGTGCTGGAATGAGCGATTGCTGCCAGCAATGCAGGAAGAAAGAATTCATGTTCTGCGATGGGAGCAGTTGAGCGATGAGGCGCGAAGCTATGCGCTGGAGTTCTATGAGAAAGAGGTCGATCCTCTGCTGACACCGGTAACGATCGATCCCTCGCATCCCTTCCCGAGAGTGCTGAATAAGGCGCTTTGCCTTGCGCTATTGCTCAGGAACAAGCGTAAAGGAAATGGCGAAGCTCGGCCCGCCACCCTGGGCGTAGTGACGGTGCCCCGTTCCCTGCCTCGGCTGGTGTCGCTGCCAGGGACGGAAGGCAACTGCGATTTTATTCTGCTGCACGAGTTAATCGGGTCACAAGCGGAACGTATGTTTCGCGGATATGAGGTACTGTCGCGCTCGGCGTTCCGGGTGACACGGAACAGTAACCTCTACCTGCAGGAGGAAGAGTCAAGGTCGGTGCTCGAGAGTGTGCGCGCCGAACTGCACAACCGACGCAAGGGCGATGCAGTCCGGTTGGAAATTGACGGCTTCGCCGCGGAAGAGATCGTCGAGCGTCTACGAATTACTTTTGAGCTCGATCCATGGCAGGTCTTCCGGACGGAAGGGCCAGTCAACCTTTCGCGTCTCATGAATCTTTATTCGGAGACCAAGCGGCCTGAGCTTAAATATCCTCCCTTTACAGGTCAAGAGTTCAGGCTCGGACAAAAAGCTGTCGACTTGTTCGAGGAGTTACGCGGACGGGACATCATGTTGCACCATCCTTTCGACTCCTACAAGACCGTGGAGCATTTTATCGAGGCAGCGGCGGAAGATTCCGGCGTCATCTCGATGAAGCAGACGCTTTACCGGACGAGCAAGGATTCGCCGATCTTCCGTGCGCTGATTGAAGCAGCACAGAATAAGGACGTCACTGTCGTCGTGGAACTGATGGCGAGGTTCGACGAGGACTCGAACATTCGCTGGGCGAGAGAGCTCGAAGATGCCGGTGTAGGAGTTTTTCACGGAATCTTCGGTCGGAAGACTCATTGCAAGCTGGCCCTTCTGGTGCGGCGCGATCCCGATGGCGTGGTACGTCGGTATGCCCACTTGGGAACGGGAAATTACAATCCGGTGACCGCGCGGTTTTATACCGACATCAGCCTGCTGACCTCGCGGCCGGAGATGACCGAGGCAGTGCAGAAGGTGTTCAACTATCTGACCGCAGAGACGGAGGCCATCACCTATGCACCATTAATGGTCGCCCCGCTGACCCTGGCAGATAGCCTGATTACGCTGATTAGCCGGGAAGCAATCCATGCAAAGGCGGGGCGTCCAGCAGCGATTGTTGCGAAGATGAATGCCCTGCTCGACCGCGCAACCGTCGAAGCACTGTATGCCGCATCGAAGGCCGGCGTCGAAATTGACTTGATTGTGCGGGGGATGTGCTCGCTACGACCCGGAGTGAAGGGCTTGAGTGAGCGAATCCGCGTGCGAAGCATTGTCGGGCGATTTCTCGAACACAGTCGGATCTTCAGCTTTGCAAACGGTGGCAAGGAAGAGATCTACTGCGGCAGTGCGGACTGGATGCCGCGAAATCTGTTCGAGCGTTGCGAGGTCCTCTTTCCAGTGATACAGCTGGACCTGGTGAGGCGTCTGCGCGAAGAGATTCTTGCAGCCTACTTGAGGGACAACACGAAGGCCCGGTTGCTACAGCCGGATGGCGAGTATATTCGGGCGCCGCGCACGGGTGTAGCCTTCAACGCTCAGGATTACTTGATGCGCATAGCGGAAGGGACAGCCGAAGGGATGTCATCGCCGCCGCCGGGACACTCCAATCAATGA
- a CDS encoding acyl-CoA dehydrogenase family protein, translating into MATMIVPSATADTKIVPGGSFLISDPSPQDCFFPEDFSEEQRQIAQTTTEFATNEIVPVSDQIEAKDFSIIRRLLKEASELGLTSVDIPEEYGGLEMDKATAAIIADNIARQGSFSVIFSAHVGIGTLPIVWYGTAEQKKKYLPKLASGEFIGAYALSESTSGSDAVSARSRAVLSQDKQTYTLNGEKMWITNAGFADLFTVFAQCAMPDGPKAGEEKLTAFLVERGTPGLTIGKEEHKLGIRGSSTCPLILADCKIPAANLLGEVGKGTHIAFNILNVGRYKLGNAAVGAARMALGNGIRYAKERKAFGKSISEFGLIQEKLADCAVGVFVGEALSYRTVGMIDAALSNVDKHDTSAIQKAIEDYAVECSIVKIWDSEMLDHVVDEVLQIYGGYGYVEEYPAERAYRDSRINRIFEGTNEINRLIITGWLMKSAMSGRLALMPAIKRLMDEVMAGPVSKEEVEGPLSEEFNLLASAKKLTLFATGAAAQRYMAKISDEQEVMGAIAEMVIEVYAMESAILRAEKITASKRSAGAEIPVAMARIYAVGAMEKIELCARKVVAAVAEGDMVRTQFTILRRLAKYDPADTVALRRQVAQHIIKAGKYAI; encoded by the coding sequence ATGGCCACGATGATCGTCCCCTCCGCGACTGCCGACACGAAGATCGTTCCAGGCGGTTCATTCCTTATCTCCGATCCCTCCCCGCAAGACTGTTTCTTCCCCGAAGACTTTTCCGAAGAGCAGCGCCAGATCGCTCAGACGACAACCGAGTTTGCCACTAACGAGATCGTTCCCGTCTCTGATCAGATCGAAGCCAAAGATTTCTCCATCATCCGCCGCCTCCTCAAAGAAGCCTCCGAGCTTGGCCTGACCTCCGTGGATATCCCAGAAGAATACGGCGGTCTGGAGATGGACAAAGCCACCGCCGCTATCATCGCCGACAACATCGCCCGGCAGGGAAGCTTCTCGGTCATCTTCTCCGCGCACGTCGGTATTGGGACGCTGCCCATCGTCTGGTACGGCACCGCCGAGCAAAAAAAGAAGTATCTGCCTAAACTTGCCAGCGGCGAGTTCATCGGAGCCTACGCTCTCTCGGAGTCCACCAGCGGCTCCGACGCCGTCAGTGCCCGCAGCCGGGCCGTTCTATCCCAAGATAAGCAGACCTATACGCTGAATGGCGAAAAGATGTGGATCACCAACGCGGGATTCGCCGACCTTTTCACCGTCTTCGCGCAGTGCGCCATGCCCGATGGCCCCAAGGCAGGCGAAGAAAAGCTCACCGCGTTTCTCGTAGAACGCGGAACGCCTGGACTTACCATCGGCAAAGAAGAACACAAGCTGGGCATACGCGGCAGTTCGACCTGCCCGCTCATCCTGGCAGACTGCAAGATCCCCGCAGCTAATCTGTTGGGCGAGGTGGGCAAAGGTACTCACATTGCCTTCAATATCCTCAACGTTGGCCGGTACAAGCTCGGTAATGCCGCTGTCGGGGCTGCGCGTATGGCGCTCGGCAACGGCATTCGCTACGCCAAGGAGCGCAAAGCCTTCGGCAAATCTATCTCTGAATTCGGCCTCATTCAGGAAAAGCTTGCAGACTGCGCGGTCGGCGTCTTCGTCGGCGAAGCGCTCTCCTACCGTACGGTAGGGATGATCGACGCGGCCCTCTCCAATGTCGATAAACACGACACGTCCGCCATCCAAAAGGCAATTGAGGACTACGCCGTCGAGTGCAGCATCGTCAAGATCTGGGACTCGGAGATGCTCGACCACGTCGTCGATGAAGTGTTGCAGATTTATGGGGGCTACGGCTATGTCGAGGAATATCCGGCCGAACGTGCTTACCGTGATTCGCGCATCAATCGGATTTTTGAAGGCACCAACGAGATCAATCGTCTCATCATCACGGGATGGCTGATGAAGTCGGCGATGTCCGGAAGGCTGGCGTTGATGCCCGCAATCAAGCGGCTTATGGACGAGGTGATGGCTGGTCCGGTCTCAAAGGAAGAGGTGGAAGGCCCGCTCAGCGAGGAATTCAATCTTCTGGCAAGCGCAAAGAAGCTGACCCTCTTTGCGACCGGAGCCGCCGCCCAGAGATACATGGCCAAAATCTCCGACGAGCAGGAGGTCATGGGGGCTATCGCCGAGATGGTTATCGAGGTCTACGCGATGGAGTCGGCCATCCTGCGTGCGGAGAAAATTACTGCCTCGAAGAGAAGCGCCGGTGCCGAAATTCCTGTAGCCATGGCACGTATCTACGCGGTGGGGGCCATGGAGAAGATTGAACTCTGTGCTCGCAAGGTTGTTGCCGCCGTAGCCGAAGGCGACATGGTCCGAACCCAGTTCACGATCCTCCGCCGCCTCGCTAAATATGATCCGGCAGACACTGTTGCTCTGCGTCGCCAGGTAGCCCAGCACATCATCAAGGCAGGGAAGTATGCGATCTGA
- a CDS encoding protease pro-enzyme activation domain-containing protein, with product MQSPSLFRNILPVLGLVFALSPLGQAASPNRIAAVAAESRAAVPHTVSPRVKNAADLGSAPSDRVLDSLTLRFNMTAAQQATLTQLLNDQQNPSSPRYHQWLTPEQFGAQFGLSSADLAKVSSWLTSQGFTITGVARSSTFITFTGTVDQAQKAFHTTIHNLNLNGEQHFANTTDAVLPASIAGVVSTITGLNNFRLKSRAVPRVVKTDVLDPKYTSSVSGGHFIAPGDFYTIYDSKALISSGIDGTGVGAGTGGGYSIAVMGQVDLSLADVAAFRAASGLPANVPTVKTYGPDPGAATTSTSTPNTGDLAEAQLDVEWSGASAPSAKIVYVNSKDVINTSMPAAIDNNLAPIISISYGNCEAAAGISDMDSFNQLFQQANAEGITIVGPAGDSGATDCDSNTAIATQGLGVDFPGSSPFVTSAGGTMFNDGSSTGATTYWSATNGANSSSAVSYIPETAWNETSASGLSAGGGGASAFFSKPSWQSGTGVPNDYARDVPDISLDSASNHDGYLFCAQGSCVNGYRDASGNLNVVGGTSVVAPSFAGILALVEQEQQKLSPNISPRIGNANPTLYGLGLGNSSYYNDVFHDITGGNNSSPCETGTPNCPSTGSIGYTAGTGYDQATGLGTIDAYNLATKWSLSTPTGVNSAATISATSLTTTASICGISSGSLPLSVNVINGTFDSSGNPITGSFPTGTVQFFVDSAAVGSPVALVSGHAAYTLNTSAISSGAHTISAVYSGDNTYAGSRGTLLASDGSPSPIDVVSTTSPDFSITPCNANVTVKAGGVGPGIVFTLTPFQGFTGPITLTTNTNQTVAASYSFSPALSSTNTITINSTASVPVTLTLSAFQSNAKTATAQLKLASNHPPAMKLPWYVAGSGATLACMFLLVLPRRRRWGALLAVIISVGIIGAGGCGGSSSSTPTSTTTPTPTPVTNATPGTYTITITAVAGNVSHSATILFTVQ from the coding sequence ATGCAGAGCCCTTCGCTTTTTAGGAATATCCTCCCAGTCCTCGGCCTCGTTTTCGCTCTTTCGCCCCTGGGACAAGCAGCGTCTCCCAATCGGATCGCAGCCGTCGCCGCGGAAAGCCGCGCCGCTGTACCGCATACTGTCTCGCCGCGGGTAAAAAATGCGGCTGATCTCGGCTCGGCGCCTTCAGATCGTGTTCTGGATAGCCTCACCCTCCGCTTCAATATGACTGCCGCGCAGCAGGCGACGCTCACCCAGCTTCTTAACGACCAGCAGAACCCCAGCTCGCCGCGCTACCACCAATGGCTCACGCCGGAACAGTTCGGCGCGCAATTCGGTCTCAGCAGCGCCGACTTGGCCAAGGTCTCTTCGTGGCTGACCAGCCAAGGGTTCACCATCACCGGAGTGGCGCGCAGCTCTACATTCATCACCTTCACGGGAACTGTTGACCAGGCGCAGAAGGCCTTCCATACCACCATTCACAATTTGAACCTCAACGGCGAACAGCACTTCGCCAATACCACTGATGCAGTGTTACCTGCATCGATTGCTGGCGTTGTCTCGACTATCACCGGCCTGAATAACTTCAGGCTTAAATCGCGCGCCGTGCCTCGCGTCGTCAAGACCGATGTATTGGACCCGAAGTACACATCGTCTGTCTCCGGCGGTCACTTTATTGCTCCGGGCGACTTCTACACGATCTATGACAGCAAGGCTCTTATCAGCAGCGGCATCGATGGCACCGGGGTCGGAGCAGGGACAGGTGGCGGATACAGTATCGCCGTGATGGGCCAGGTTGATCTCAGCCTGGCCGATGTTGCCGCGTTTCGGGCCGCATCCGGGCTTCCCGCCAATGTGCCTACGGTTAAGACCTATGGTCCCGATCCTGGAGCTGCCACAACGAGCACCAGCACCCCAAACACGGGCGACTTGGCCGAGGCCCAACTTGATGTCGAATGGTCAGGGGCCAGTGCACCTTCCGCAAAAATTGTTTACGTCAACTCGAAAGACGTGATTAATACCTCGATGCCGGCCGCGATCGACAATAATCTTGCGCCCATTATCTCGATCAGCTATGGCAATTGCGAGGCCGCAGCGGGAATCAGCGACATGGATTCCTTCAATCAGCTCTTTCAACAGGCCAATGCGGAAGGCATCACAATCGTCGGTCCGGCCGGCGACTCCGGCGCCACTGATTGCGACTCCAATACAGCTATAGCCACGCAGGGCCTCGGCGTCGATTTTCCCGGCAGTTCACCCTTTGTAACCTCCGCCGGTGGCACCATGTTCAACGACGGGAGTAGCACCGGCGCAACCACATACTGGAGCGCCACCAACGGAGCTAACTCGAGCTCGGCTGTCTCCTATATTCCCGAGACGGCTTGGAACGAGACCAGCGCAAGCGGCCTCAGCGCGGGAGGGGGAGGGGCCAGTGCTTTCTTCTCCAAACCCTCGTGGCAATCCGGAACCGGAGTTCCGAACGACTACGCTCGGGATGTTCCTGACATCTCCCTCGATTCGGCCTCCAATCACGATGGCTATCTGTTCTGCGCACAGGGATCATGCGTCAATGGCTATCGCGACGCATCCGGCAATCTGAACGTGGTAGGTGGAACATCGGTAGTGGCGCCGTCCTTTGCGGGCATTCTTGCGCTGGTCGAACAGGAACAGCAGAAATTATCTCCTAATATCAGTCCGCGCATCGGCAACGCCAATCCGACTCTCTACGGCCTGGGGTTGGGAAATAGCTCGTACTATAACGACGTCTTCCATGACATCACCGGCGGCAACAACTCCAGCCCATGCGAGACCGGTACGCCCAATTGTCCCAGCACCGGCAGCATCGGCTACACTGCCGGTACCGGCTACGACCAGGCCACCGGCCTGGGAACCATCGACGCATATAATCTCGCGACCAAATGGAGCCTTTCCACTCCGACCGGCGTTAACAGCGCAGCTACCATCTCCGCTACGTCACTCACGACTACGGCTTCCATCTGTGGGATCTCCAGCGGCAGTCTTCCCCTTTCTGTCAACGTCATTAATGGCACCTTTGATAGCAGTGGGAATCCCATCACCGGTAGTTTCCCAACAGGCACCGTACAGTTCTTCGTCGATAGCGCGGCCGTTGGTTCGCCTGTGGCCCTGGTCAGCGGCCATGCAGCGTATACCCTCAACACATCGGCGATTTCGTCGGGTGCACACACAATTAGCGCCGTATATTCCGGCGACAATACCTATGCTGGATCGAGAGGAACACTGCTCGCGTCCGACGGTTCACCGTCGCCCATTGACGTCGTCTCTACGACGAGCCCGGATTTTTCGATCACGCCTTGTAATGCCAATGTAACTGTGAAAGCTGGCGGTGTCGGTCCCGGTATTGTTTTTACGCTTACCCCGTTCCAAGGATTTACCGGACCCATCACCCTGACGACCAATACCAATCAGACTGTGGCAGCCAGCTACAGTTTTTCTCCTGCTCTTTCTTCGACAAATACCATCACGATCAACTCGACGGCCAGCGTGCCGGTGACGCTTACGCTGTCGGCTTTTCAAAGCAATGCAAAGACGGCAACAGCCCAACTTAAACTGGCCTCAAATCATCCTCCTGCGATGAAGCTGCCCTGGTATGTCGCCGGGTCCGGCGCAACTCTGGCATGCATGTTTCTTCTCGTTCTTCCGCGCCGTCGTCGCTGGGGCGCGCTCCTTGCCGTAATCATCTCCGTTGGTATTATTGGCGCTGGCGGTTGCGGAGGAAGCAGCAGCAGCACGCCCACATCTACGACAACACCTACCCCCACTCCCGTTACCAACGCAACACCGGGAACGTATACCATCACGATCACGGCGGTAGCAGGGAATGTCTCTCATTCCGCAACTATCCTGTTTACCGTTCAATAG